The following coding sequences lie in one Arachis ipaensis cultivar K30076 chromosome B03, Araip1.1, whole genome shotgun sequence genomic window:
- the LOC107631133 gene encoding shikimate kinase, chloroplastic, which produces MDVKAAKALQLSALLQPEKIRSKPSGASSLSISREPHKKFLRVSVSVKLQPVRTSTIRRRVAPLEVTRSYENIPASTLESGTCHALLDEELILKSRSQEIDPYLNGRCIYLVGMMGSGKTTVGKIMAQVLGYSFCDSDALVEEEVGNSVADIFKHYGEAFFRDKETEVLHKLSLMRRFVISTGGGAVIRPINWKHMHKGVSVWLDVPLEALAQRIAAVGTNSRPLLHYEAGDAYTRALLKLSALFEERGDSYANANARVSLEKIAAKLGQRDVSKLSPTAIALEALEQIEVFLKEEDNNYAER; this is translated from the exons ATGGATGTGAAAGCTGCGAAAGCGTTGCAACTTTCAGCTCTGCTTCAACCGGAGAAGATTCGGTCAAAACCCAGTGGCGCTTCTTCTCTGAGCATATCACGTGAGCCGCACAAAAAGTTTCTCCGGGTTTCGGTTTCGGTTAAGTTGCAGCCTGTTAGAACTTCCACGATCCGGCGCAGGGTAGCACCTTTGGAGGTTACTCGTTCATACGAAAATATCCCAG CTTCGACATTGGAATCTGGGACCTGTCATGCTCTTCTTGATGAAGAGTTGATTTTGAAG AGTAGATCACAAGAGATCGATCCATATTTAAATGGACGCTGTATATATCTTGTTG GAATGATGGGATCTGGGAAGACAACTGTGGGGAAGATTATGGCACAAGTGCTTGGCTATTCTTTCTGTGATAG TGATGCATTGGTGGAGGAGGAGGTTGGAAATTCTGTAGCTGATATATTCAAGCACTATGGAGAAGCTTTCTTTCGCGATAAAGAG ACCGAGGTATTGCATAAACTGTCCCTGATGCGTAGATTTGTTATTTCTACTGGTGGAGGTGCTGTTATCAGGCCCATCAATTg GAAACATATGCACAAGGGCGTCAGTGTTTGGTTGGATGTACCGCTGGAAGCCTTGGCACAGAGAATTGCAGCTGTAGGAACTAATTCTCGCCCCCTTCTACATTATGAAGCAGGAGATGCATACACCCGG GCTCTCCTGAAGTTATCTGCTCTTTTTGAAGAAAGAGGTGATTCATATGCCAATGCCAATGCCAGGGTCTCATTGGAAA AGATAGCGGCAAAACTGGGCCAAAGAGATGTGTCCAAACTGTCACCAACTGCTATTGCACTTGAG GCATTGGAACAAATTGAAGTCTTTTTGAAGGAAGAAGACAACAATTACGCAGAACGCTAA